In Prevotella sp. oral taxon 475, one DNA window encodes the following:
- a CDS encoding phospho-sugar mutase, whose product MENNTELIAQCEAKAEHWLTPEFDEQTRTAVKEMMSSDDKGPLIEAFYKDLEFGTGGLRGIMGVGSNRMNIYTVGMATQGLANYLKKAFPQETALSVVVCHDCRNNSRLFAETVANIFSANGIKVYLFDDMRPTPECSFAIRHFGCQSGVNITASHNPKEYNGYKAYWEDGAQVLAPHDRGIIDEVNRVKVSDVQFEGNPALIQLIGEEIDKIYLDKVKTVSIDPAVIERQKDLKIVYTPLHGTGMMLIPRSLKLWGFENVHCVKEQMERSGDFPTVVSPNPENGEALTLALRDAKAIDADIVMASDPDADRVGMACKNDRGEWVLINGNQTCLLFLYYIITNRIRTGQMQPNDFIVKTIVTTEVIKKIADRNHIEMRDCYTGFKWIANEIRKSEGKQKFIGGGEESYGFMAQDFVRDKDAVSACSLLAEICAYAKDQGKTLYTLLMDIYLEYGFSREFTINVVKPGKSGADEIKAMMQRFRKNPPFEIAGSRVVAFKDYKRLIQIDGNGKESIIDMPETSDVLQWFCEDGTKVSVRPSGTEPKIKFYIEVKGEMKCAGCYERCMREADEKIEAIKQSFGL is encoded by the coding sequence ATGGAAAATAACACTGAACTGATTGCACAGTGCGAGGCAAAAGCCGAGCATTGGCTGACTCCGGAGTTTGACGAACAAACCCGGACTGCCGTGAAAGAAATGATGAGCAGCGACGACAAAGGTCCGCTGATCGAAGCTTTTTACAAGGATTTGGAGTTCGGTACGGGCGGACTTCGCGGTATCATGGGCGTGGGCAGCAACCGAATGAATATCTACACCGTGGGCATGGCTACGCAAGGACTAGCCAACTATCTGAAGAAAGCCTTTCCGCAGGAGACAGCCCTCTCGGTGGTCGTTTGTCACGACTGCCGCAACAATAGTCGGTTGTTTGCCGAGACCGTGGCCAACATCTTCTCGGCCAACGGTATCAAGGTGTATCTCTTCGACGATATGCGCCCCACGCCGGAGTGTTCGTTTGCCATTCGCCACTTCGGTTGTCAGAGCGGCGTGAACATTACGGCCAGTCACAATCCCAAAGAATACAACGGCTACAAGGCTTACTGGGAAGACGGTGCGCAGGTATTGGCTCCACACGATAGGGGAATTATCGATGAGGTGAACCGGGTGAAGGTTTCCGACGTACAATTCGAGGGCAATCCGGCACTGATTCAACTCATCGGCGAAGAAATCGACAAGATTTACCTCGACAAGGTGAAGACGGTGAGCATCGACCCTGCCGTCATCGAACGGCAGAAAGACCTCAAAATCGTCTACACGCCGCTGCATGGAACGGGTATGATGCTGATTCCGCGTTCACTGAAGCTATGGGGATTTGAGAATGTGCACTGCGTGAAGGAACAGATGGAACGCAGCGGCGACTTCCCCACGGTGGTCAGTCCGAACCCCGAAAACGGAGAGGCTCTCACCCTGGCTCTGCGCGATGCCAAGGCCATCGATGCCGACATCGTGATGGCTTCCGACCCCGATGCCGATCGTGTGGGCATGGCCTGCAAGAACGACCGGGGCGAATGGGTGCTCATCAACGGTAACCAAACCTGCCTGCTCTTCCTCTACTACATCATCACCAACCGCATCCGGACAGGTCAGATGCAGCCCAACGATTTTATTGTCAAGACCATCGTCACCACGGAGGTGATCAAAAAAATCGCCGACAGAAATCACATCGAGATGCGCGACTGCTACACGGGTTTCAAATGGATAGCCAATGAAATTCGCAAGTCGGAAGGGAAACAGAAATTCATCGGCGGCGGCGAAGAGAGCTACGGCTTTATGGCGCAAGACTTCGTGCGCGACAAAGATGCCGTCTCGGCCTGCTCGCTGCTGGCCGAGATCTGCGCCTACGCCAAAGATCAGGGTAAGACGCTCTACACTCTGCTCATGGACATCTATCTCGAGTATGGATTTTCGAGAGAATTCACCATCAACGTGGTGAAACCCGGCAAGAGCGGAGCCGACGAGATCAAGGCCATGATGCAGCGTTTCCGGAAGAATCCGCCTTTCGAGATTGCCGGTTCGAGAGTAGTCGCATTCAAAGACTACAAAAGATTGATTCAGATCGACGGCAACGGCAAAGAGTCGATCATCGATATGCCCGAGACGAGCGACGTGTTACAATGGTTCTGTGAAGACGGAACGAAAGTGTCGGTACGCCCATCGGGTACAGAGCCCAAGATCAAGTTCTACATTGAAGTGAAAGGCGAAATGAAATGCGCCGGCTGCTACGAACGTTGTATGCGCGAGGCCGACGAGAAAATCGAGGCCATCAAGCAGTCTTTTGGACTCTAA
- the panB gene encoding 3-methyl-2-oxobutanoate hydroxymethyltransferase has protein sequence MAGYLTTDKKKITSTQFIAMKRAGEKISMLTAYDYTTAGIIDRAGIDGILVGDSASNVMAGHADTLPITLDEMIYHARSVAKAVKHALVVCDMPFGSYQISREEGIRNAVRVMKETGVDALKIEGGAEMADTIKGIVDAGIPVMGHLGLTPQSINKLGGYGLRAKDEAEAERLLADARKLEAAGCFGITLEKVPAALAAKVTKTVGCATIGIGAGNETDGQILVYADMLGMTQAFRPKFLRVYADLSAVMTDAVGHYINDVKTKDFPSATESY, from the coding sequence ATGGCAGGTTATTTAACAACCGATAAAAAGAAAATCACTTCCACACAATTCATCGCGATGAAGCGGGCAGGCGAGAAAATCTCGATGCTCACGGCCTACGATTACACCACGGCAGGCATTATCGACCGTGCCGGGATTGACGGCATTCTCGTGGGCGACTCGGCTTCTAACGTCATGGCAGGCCATGCCGACACGTTGCCCATCACACTCGATGAGATGATTTATCATGCTCGCAGTGTGGCGAAAGCTGTGAAACACGCCCTCGTTGTTTGCGATATGCCTTTCGGAAGCTATCAAATCTCGCGCGAAGAGGGCATCCGTAATGCTGTGCGCGTGATGAAAGAGACGGGCGTAGACGCACTGAAAATAGAAGGTGGAGCAGAGATGGCCGATACGATCAAGGGTATTGTCGATGCAGGAATCCCTGTTATGGGGCATCTGGGGCTCACGCCGCAGAGTATCAACAAGCTGGGCGGTTATGGTTTAAGGGCTAAAGACGAGGCCGAAGCCGAGAGACTACTCGCCGACGCAAGGAAATTGGAGGCTGCGGGCTGCTTCGGCATCACGCTCGAAAAGGTGCCGGCTGCGCTCGCAGCAAAGGTGACCAAGACTGTTGGCTGTGCCACTATCGGCATCGGAGCGGGCAACGAAACCGACGGACAGATTCTGGTATATGCCGATATGTTGGGAATGACGCAGGCTTTTCGTCCTAAATTCTTGCGGGTGTATGCCGATTTAAGTGCTGTGATGACCGATGCCGTGGGTCATTATATTAATGATGTGAAGACGAAAGATTTTCCCAGTGCAACGGAATCTTATTAA
- a CDS encoding MBL fold metallo-hydrolase, with the protein MLQIQKFVCNMLQENCYVVADDSRECIIIDCGAFYKEEREAIVNYIDLHQLVPKHLVATHAHIDHNMGNGALFEAFGLKPEVSAADRYLMEKLPEQAEFLLHMKLNDNLPPVERYFDETDVISFGHHRFTIIPTPGHTEGSCVFYCQEENVAFSGDTLFKGSIGRVDLEGGSMFKMIQSIRFLSQLPDQTQVFPGHGEATTIGEELAHNPYMER; encoded by the coding sequence ATGCTACAGATTCAGAAATTTGTGTGCAACATGCTGCAAGAAAACTGCTACGTGGTGGCAGACGACAGCCGAGAATGCATCATCATCGACTGCGGTGCCTTTTATAAGGAAGAACGCGAGGCGATTGTCAACTATATCGACCTTCACCAATTGGTACCCAAACACTTGGTAGCCACACACGCGCACATCGACCATAACATGGGCAATGGAGCTCTTTTCGAGGCCTTCGGACTGAAACCCGAGGTCTCGGCAGCAGACCGTTATCTAATGGAAAAACTGCCCGAACAGGCCGAATTTTTGTTGCACATGAAGCTGAACGACAACCTCCCGCCCGTGGAACGCTATTTCGACGAGACCGATGTTATCTCGTTCGGACACCATCGGTTCACCATCATCCCCACGCCGGGCCATACCGAGGGGAGCTGTGTGTTCTATTGCCAAGAAGAAAACGTGGCTTTCTCGGGCGATACGCTCTTCAAAGGCTCCATCGGAAGGGTGGACTTAGAGGGCGGAAGCATGTTCAAAATGATTCAAAGCATCCGGTTTCTCTCGCAACTGCCCGACCAAACACAGGTGTTTCCTGGACATGGAGAGGCCACAACCATCGGCGAGGAACTGGCCCATAACCCTTATATGGAGCGATAA
- a CDS encoding MFS transporter, with protein sequence MDTQNTPVHIRLWHADFWLLAIINLLITMSVDMLIPVLPVWMLSSAGMNTVETGIMMGAYGLGLFVLGGFCNFWVQRYRRNRVCLWAMFFVFLSLVGTWGVQKYLSFSGLQFPLLLFCRVVLGAAFGLMQMILSSTLIIDKSESFQRTEANHAATWFGRFALSLGPMLAVVVSRTSVDAIWVAAGIAAVAFALLSSINFPFKTPEDDVKIISTDRFFLSSAKWLFLNLFVINVAVGLLLSVEFTAMFYAMMMVGFCIALLAERYAFVNADLKSEVVSGLILIGAALLMMLTRKQMVVTYLSPVFTGLGIGLIGARFLLFFIKLSKHCQRGTAVSTYMLAWESGLAAGLFVGYALLSGHEHQVLCVALGVVVLALALYVGFVHSWYMRNKNR encoded by the coding sequence ATGGATACACAGAACACCCCCGTGCATATTCGCCTTTGGCATGCCGATTTTTGGCTGTTGGCCATCATCAATCTGCTCATCACGATGTCGGTAGACATGCTCATACCCGTGCTTCCGGTGTGGATGCTTAGTTCGGCAGGCATGAATACGGTCGAAACGGGCATAATGATGGGAGCGTATGGCCTGGGATTGTTCGTACTGGGAGGCTTTTGCAACTTTTGGGTGCAACGTTATCGCCGCAATAGAGTTTGTCTTTGGGCGATGTTCTTTGTCTTTCTATCGCTTGTCGGAACATGGGGCGTGCAGAAATATCTCTCCTTTTCGGGGTTGCAATTCCCGCTTTTACTGTTTTGTCGGGTGGTATTGGGAGCGGCATTCGGATTGATGCAGATGATTCTTTCGAGCACATTGATTATCGATAAGAGCGAATCGTTCCAGCGCACAGAGGCCAATCATGCCGCGACATGGTTTGGTAGGTTTGCATTGTCTTTGGGGCCGATGCTGGCTGTGGTCGTTTCGCGTACGTCTGTCGATGCCATTTGGGTGGCAGCGGGTATCGCAGCGGTGGCCTTTGCTTTGCTCTCAAGCATCAACTTTCCTTTTAAAACGCCTGAAGACGATGTGAAAATCATCAGCACCGACCGCTTTTTCCTCTCTTCGGCCAAATGGCTTTTCCTGAATTTGTTTGTCATCAATGTGGCGGTAGGACTGCTGTTATCGGTCGAGTTCACGGCGATGTTTTATGCCATGATGATGGTGGGCTTCTGCATCGCTCTGTTGGCAGAGCGCTATGCCTTTGTCAATGCCGACTTGAAGAGCGAGGTGGTGTCGGGATTGATTCTCATCGGGGCTGCTCTTTTGATGATGCTCACCCGTAAACAAATGGTGGTGACGTATCTGTCGCCTGTCTTCACGGGCTTGGGAATCGGACTGATTGGGGCGCGCTTTCTGCTTTTCTTTATCAAACTTAGTAAGCATTGCCAACGTGGAACGGCTGTGAGCACCTATATGTTGGCCTGGGAAAGCGGTTTGGCGGCGGGCCTTTTCGTAGGCTATGCGCTGCTTTCGGGACACGAACACCAGGTGTTGTGCGTGGCTTTGGGCGTTGTGGTGCTGGCATTGGCGTTGTATGTGGGTTTCGTCCACTCATGGTATATGCGGAATAAGAATCGTTAG
- a CDS encoding RsiV family protein, which translates to MRGFLLASILFLTFYACGNRSTRTAKTDGLTFDSVVVDTMAALTTDSNSPKCTVKLNIQYAKGQNAQIINQALLRSGLLAPDYFSLTRKPMEMRAAVDSFVRRLLTDYHQDYGSLYRRDREHASAYEYAYNVQTDTRNGIDNIVVYTARIYTYAGGAHGISQTLIRNIDTRTGNLLRLSDVFVPGYEPTLKEILLQKIQERFKAKSLEDLAKQSVFTDGDVYVPENFALDEDEISFVFCQDEIAPHAVGEIVVGISRSELKGILK; encoded by the coding sequence ATGAGAGGATTTCTTCTTGCTTCCATCCTATTTCTTACTTTCTACGCCTGCGGCAACAGGTCGACGAGAACGGCAAAGACCGACGGATTGACTTTCGACAGTGTGGTCGTAGACACGATGGCGGCTCTAACGACCGACAGCAACTCGCCCAAATGCACCGTGAAACTGAACATCCAATATGCCAAAGGCCAAAATGCACAGATAATTAATCAAGCTCTCTTACGCTCGGGACTGCTCGCGCCCGACTATTTTTCGCTTACCCGCAAACCGATGGAGATGAGAGCGGCGGTAGATTCTTTTGTCCGTCGATTGCTAACAGACTATCATCAAGATTACGGCAGTCTGTATCGGCGAGACCGGGAACATGCCTCGGCCTATGAGTATGCATACAACGTGCAGACCGACACACGCAACGGGATCGACAACATCGTTGTTTATACCGCCCGAATCTATACCTATGCGGGCGGTGCACATGGCATTTCGCAGACGCTGATAAGAAATATCGACACGCGCACGGGCAACCTTCTGCGCCTGTCCGATGTCTTCGTGCCGGGCTACGAGCCCACGTTGAAAGAGATTTTGCTGCAAAAGATTCAAGAGCGGTTCAAGGCCAAGAGCCTGGAAGATCTGGCCAAACAGTCTGTTTTCACCGATGGCGATGTCTACGTGCCCGAGAATTTTGCGCTCGATGAAGATGAAATCTCTTTCGTGTTCTGTCAGGATGAGATTGCACCTCATGCCGTGGGCGAGATTGTTGTGGGCATCAGTCGCAGCGAACTGAAAGGCATCTTAAAATAA
- the rlmH gene encoding 23S rRNA (pseudouridine(1915)-N(3))-methyltransferase RlmH — protein MKVELILVGKTTSKIFSEGIDLYSARINHYMPFAVTVIPELKNTKSLSESQQKAAEGELLLKRWQADDWVVLLDEDGKELRSLEFASWMERKRQVLRRLVFVIGGPYGFSSAVEQRANEKLSLSKMTFSHQMVRLIFTEQLYRACTILKGEPYHHEG, from the coding sequence ATGAAGGTAGAACTGATACTCGTGGGAAAGACCACGAGTAAGATTTTTTCAGAGGGCATCGACCTTTATTCTGCACGCATCAACCATTATATGCCGTTTGCCGTAACGGTGATTCCCGAACTGAAAAACACGAAAAGTCTAAGCGAAAGTCAGCAAAAGGCAGCCGAGGGCGAACTGTTGCTGAAGCGATGGCAGGCAGACGATTGGGTGGTTCTGCTCGACGAGGATGGAAAAGAACTGCGCAGCCTTGAGTTTGCCTCATGGATGGAGCGCAAGAGGCAGGTATTGCGTCGGTTAGTTTTTGTGATCGGCGGTCCTTACGGTTTCTCTTCTGCGGTTGAACAGCGGGCTAACGAGAAGCTGAGCCTTTCCAAAATGACTTTCTCTCATCAGATGGTACGACTCATTTTCACGGAGCAGCTGTATCGGGCGTGCACCATTCTCAAAGGCGAACCTTACCATCACGAGGGCTAA
- the cdd gene encoding cytidine deaminase, whose protein sequence is MKEIELLIRIKQYAFEELSADDRELVDSARRATHNAYARYSHFYVGAALRLQNGDIVIGANQENAAFPSGLCAERSAIFAAQSQQPQQAITALAISARNDRGFLQRPITPCGACRQVVLEMEDRYQRPVRLLLDGTSSVYEIKSIKDLLPLSFVDENMR, encoded by the coding sequence ATGAAAGAAATAGAACTTCTTATAAGAATCAAGCAGTATGCCTTTGAAGAGCTTTCGGCCGACGACCGCGAGCTGGTAGATTCCGCCCGGAGAGCCACGCACAACGCCTACGCTCGCTATTCTCATTTCTATGTTGGGGCGGCTCTACGTCTGCAAAACGGCGATATCGTGATAGGAGCCAATCAGGAGAATGCAGCCTTTCCGTCGGGACTTTGCGCCGAACGTTCGGCTATCTTTGCAGCTCAATCGCAGCAACCCCAGCAGGCGATCACCGCTTTGGCCATTTCGGCCCGCAATGATCGGGGATTTCTGCAACGTCCCATCACGCCTTGCGGAGCTTGTCGGCAGGTGGTGCTCGAGATGGAAGACCGCTACCAACGCCCGGTTCGCCTTTTGCTCGACGGAACTTCCTCAGTCTACGAAATCAAGAGCATCAAAGATCTTCTCCCTCTTTCTTTCGTAGACGAAAACATGCGTTAA
- a CDS encoding DUF4491 family protein has protein sequence MELYFTGIIIAVSTFLIIGIFHPIVIKVEYYWGTRPWWGFLLLGLVCIATAVCIANVIVSSVLGVVGASFLWSIGELIEQKKRVERGWFPMNPKRKAAYQTKDEEQKTV, from the coding sequence ATGGAATTGTATTTTACAGGTATCATCATCGCCGTAAGCACCTTCTTGATTATCGGGATTTTTCATCCCATCGTTATTAAAGTGGAATATTATTGGGGAACTCGTCCCTGGTGGGGATTCCTTTTATTAGGACTCGTGTGCATCGCAACAGCCGTTTGCATTGCCAACGTTATCGTCTCGTCTGTCTTGGGCGTGGTGGGAGCATCATTTCTTTGGTCGATCGGCGAACTCATTGAACAGAAAAAGCGAGTGGAACGTGGCTGGTTCCCTATGAATCCCAAGCGAAAGGCAGCCTACCAAACCAAAGACGAAGAACAAAAAACAGTATGA
- a CDS encoding right-handed parallel beta-helix repeat-containing protein: MKIKTFFALFAMLCTLFSCSDDEFSTSKGLYLQFSTDTLKMDTVFSNVPTSTRTFWVHNPFGDGIRIKNVRLAGGNQNGFRVNVDGTPLNGTAGYQAADFELRRRDSLRVFVELTSPVNGTTDPKLLEDLLVFTLENGRQQQVVLRAYAWDAVSLRNLRIKNDTTLSTRRPVVIYGGIKVDSLATLTIAAGTTLYFHAGAGIEVDGRLLIEGTANANVVLRGDRLDRMFPYLPYDRVSGQWKGILLRSSSYGNRFRFADIHSCFDGVVADSSDVSQLKLTMESSTIHNCQGYGLSATNSQVFLQNCQFSNTQAHCVHIDGGRVQMKHCTLAQFYPFNAHRGAALWLSAARFALTQFSCLNTLVTGYGEDVLQGEKGDGGLTFDCLFDHCILRTPKTESEGSVVFHEVVFEDVADTTSYGRKHFVRVDEGKQQYDFRLSKQSKAIDCADPAHALPTDRNGRPRDAKPDVGAYEF; this comes from the coding sequence ATGAAAATAAAAACATTCTTTGCTCTTTTTGCGATGCTCTGCACGCTGTTTTCGTGCAGCGACGATGAATTTTCGACTTCAAAGGGCTTATATCTGCAATTCTCTACCGACACGTTGAAGATGGATACGGTCTTCTCAAACGTGCCGACTTCTACTCGAACATTTTGGGTGCACAATCCGTTTGGCGATGGAATAAGAATCAAAAATGTGCGATTGGCGGGCGGAAATCAAAACGGATTTCGGGTGAATGTGGATGGAACGCCGCTCAATGGGACGGCGGGCTACCAGGCTGCCGACTTCGAATTGCGACGGCGGGATAGTCTGCGTGTGTTTGTGGAACTTACGTCTCCCGTCAACGGAACAACCGACCCGAAACTCCTGGAAGACCTTTTGGTGTTTACCCTCGAGAATGGCCGACAACAGCAAGTGGTGCTTCGGGCTTATGCGTGGGATGCTGTGTCGCTTCGCAATTTGCGCATCAAAAACGATACGACCCTTTCTACTCGCCGCCCTGTCGTCATCTATGGCGGTATCAAGGTAGACAGTCTGGCTACGCTGACGATTGCAGCCGGTACGACGCTTTATTTTCATGCCGGCGCGGGGATAGAAGTCGACGGTAGGTTGCTCATCGAGGGAACGGCCAACGCCAATGTCGTGCTTCGTGGTGACCGTCTCGACCGAATGTTTCCCTATTTGCCTTACGATCGTGTGAGCGGACAATGGAAGGGCATTCTACTTCGTTCCTCGTCGTATGGCAATCGGTTTCGCTTTGCCGACATCCATAGCTGTTTCGACGGAGTGGTGGCCGATTCGTCAGATGTCTCACAGCTCAAACTCACGATGGAGTCTTCTACCATTCATAATTGCCAGGGCTACGGACTGTCGGCCACCAACAGTCAGGTGTTTTTGCAAAACTGCCAGTTCTCCAACACGCAGGCTCACTGTGTGCACATCGACGGCGGAAGGGTGCAGATGAAACACTGTACGCTGGCACAGTTTTATCCCTTTAATGCCCATCGCGGAGCGGCCCTATGGCTCAGTGCGGCCAGATTTGCGCTTACGCAATTCTCGTGTCTCAACACGCTTGTGACGGGTTATGGCGAGGATGTCTTGCAGGGCGAGAAAGGCGATGGGGGACTGACGTTCGACTGTCTTTTCGATCATTGCATCCTGCGAACGCCAAAGACGGAGTCGGAGGGTAGCGTTGTGTTTCACGAAGTGGTCTTCGAGGATGTGGCCGATACCACGTCCTATGGCCGAAAGCACTTTGTACGGGTGGACGAGGGGAAACAACAATATGACTTCCGCCTCTCAAAGCAGAGCAAAGCCATCGATTGTGCCGACCCTGCACATGCTCTTCCCACTGATAGAAACGGTCGGCCGCGCGATGCTAAGCCCGATGTGGGGGCGTATGAGTTTTAG
- the ruvC gene encoding crossover junction endodeoxyribonuclease RuvC encodes MAQTETEKIILGIDPGTNVMGYGVIKVVGKKASMVAMGIIDLRKVGDAYLRLGHIFERVTGIIDAYLPDELAIEAPFFGKNVQSMLKLGRAQGVAIAAAIHRDIPIHEYAPLKIKMAITGQGQASKEQVAGMLKRLLHLNEEEMPRFMDATDALGAAYCHFLQMGRPETDTKYRGWKDFVSRNQNRIAAK; translated from the coding sequence ATGGCGCAAACAGAAACAGAGAAAATCATTCTCGGCATCGACCCCGGAACCAACGTAATGGGCTATGGTGTCATCAAAGTGGTGGGAAAAAAGGCATCGATGGTGGCCATGGGCATTATCGATTTGCGAAAAGTGGGCGACGCTTACCTGCGACTGGGTCATATCTTCGAACGGGTGACAGGCATCATCGATGCTTATCTGCCCGACGAACTGGCCATAGAAGCCCCCTTTTTCGGCAAAAACGTGCAGTCAATGTTGAAGCTGGGGCGAGCTCAAGGCGTGGCTATTGCCGCGGCTATTCACCGAGATATTCCCATACACGAGTATGCTCCGCTGAAAATAAAGATGGCCATCACTGGACAGGGACAGGCTTCCAAAGAGCAGGTGGCCGGTATGCTGAAACGCCTATTACACCTGAACGAAGAGGAGATGCCCAGATTCATGGATGCCACCGACGCACTCGGGGCCGCCTATTGCCACTTCTTGCAGATGGGAAGACCCGAAACCGACACCAAATATCGCGGTTGGAAAGACTTCGTCAGTAGGAATCAGAATCGCATAGCAGCAAAATAG
- the rsmG gene encoding 16S rRNA (guanine(527)-N(7))-methyltransferase RsmG: protein MEEILKYFPNLTDLQRQQIKQLDELYRDWNEKINVVSRKDIDHLYLHHVLHSLAIAKYIQFRDTTEILDFGTGGGFPGIPLAILFPQCRFKLIDRTAKKIRVAQEVAQALGLENVTAQQLSGEEERGKYHFVVSRAVMPLPDLLKIVRKNISSHQQNSLPNGVICLKGGDLQHEMRMFRKVADVTKVNNWFDENWFREKQVVYVPITTK from the coding sequence ATGGAAGAAATACTGAAATATTTTCCGAATTTAACCGACCTTCAACGCCAGCAAATCAAGCAGTTAGATGAGTTATACCGGGATTGGAACGAAAAAATTAACGTCGTCTCGCGCAAAGATATCGACCATCTCTACCTGCATCACGTGTTGCACTCGTTGGCCATTGCCAAGTATATCCAATTCAGAGACACAACCGAGATTCTCGATTTCGGCACAGGCGGCGGCTTTCCGGGCATCCCCTTAGCCATTCTGTTTCCCCAATGCCGGTTCAAACTGATAGACCGCACGGCAAAGAAAATCAGAGTGGCGCAAGAGGTGGCACAGGCTTTGGGCTTAGAAAATGTTACGGCCCAACAACTCTCGGGCGAAGAGGAGCGGGGCAAATACCACTTCGTGGTGAGCAGAGCCGTGATGCCGCTGCCCGATCTGTTGAAAATTGTGCGCAAAAACATCTCTTCACATCAGCAAAACTCACTTCCCAACGGGGTGATTTGCCTCAAAGGCGGCGACCTGCAACACGAAATGAGGATGTTTCGCAAGGTGGCCGACGTGACGAAAGTGAACAACTGGTTCGATGAAAACTGGTTCAGAGAGAAACAGGTGGTTTATGTTCCCATCACAACAAAATAA
- a CDS encoding HAD family phosphatase, with protein sequence MEEKTIKKRVALFDLDGVVFATENLYSVFWEDVFSRLLPGRRGLEQTIKGQTLTWIYEKYFPERPDLQREITLGLNHFEQEMPYFYVKGFLDFVQQLRRNGVKTAVVTSSNLRKMRQVYREHPDFESLFDRIITSEDFEHSKPDPSCYLLGASCFDAQPEECVAFEDSINGMKAVLAAGIPLVGLSTTLAPEVIAAYTKVIIPNFEGQTFESLVKAL encoded by the coding sequence ATGGAAGAGAAAACAATCAAAAAGCGTGTCGCGCTCTTCGATTTAGACGGGGTGGTGTTTGCTACTGAAAACCTTTACAGTGTGTTTTGGGAGGATGTCTTTTCTCGGCTTCTTCCCGGACGGAGGGGCTTGGAGCAGACCATCAAAGGGCAAACGCTGACTTGGATCTACGAGAAATATTTTCCCGAAAGGCCCGATCTGCAAAGGGAGATTACCCTGGGGTTGAACCATTTTGAACAAGAAATGCCTTATTTCTACGTCAAAGGCTTTCTCGACTTCGTGCAGCAGCTGCGCCGCAACGGTGTGAAAACGGCGGTGGTGACCAGCAGTAACCTTCGGAAAATGAGACAGGTGTATAGAGAACATCCCGATTTCGAGAGCTTGTTCGATCGCATTATCACCTCCGAAGATTTTGAACACAGCAAGCCCGATCCCTCTTGCTATCTTCTCGGAGCCTCATGTTTCGACGCCCAGCCCGAAGAATGTGTCGCTTTTGAAGACAGTATCAATGGGATGAAGGCCGTTTTGGCAGCAGGCATTCCATTGGTGGGCCTCTCTACTACGCTCGCCCCGGAGGTGATAGCAGCGTATACAAAGGTGATCATCCCCAATTTCGAGGGACAGACGTTCGAAAGCCTTGTAAAGGCCCTGTAA